One genomic segment of Triplophysa rosa linkage group LG22, Trosa_1v2, whole genome shotgun sequence includes these proteins:
- the ypel2a gene encoding protein yippee-like 1, protein MTRSKTFQAYLPHCHRTYSCIHCRAHLANHDELISKSFQGSQGRAYLFNSVVNVGCGPAEERVLLTGLHAVADIYCENCKTTLGWKYEHAFESSQKYKEGKFIIELAHMIKDNGWD, encoded by the exons ATGACGCGCTCCAAAACCTTTCAGGCCTACCTGCCCCACTGCCATAGAACCTATAGCTGCATTCACTGCCGAGCACACCTGGCCAACCACGATGAGCTCATCTCTAAG TCTTTTCAAGGGAGCCAAGGCAGGGCCTACCTCTTCAATTCAGT ggTGAATGTGGGGTGTGGCCCAGCGGAGGAGAGGGTCCTGCTGACTGGTCTTCATGCTGTGGCAGACATCTACTGTGAGAATTGTAAAACCACTCTGGGCTGGAAATAT GAGCATGCCTTCGAGAGCAGTCAGAAGTACAAGGAGGGCAAATTCATCATCGAGCTGGCCCACATGATCAAGGACAATGGGTGGGACTGA